A genomic segment from Neisseria perflava encodes:
- a CDS encoding zonular occludens toxin domain-containing protein, with product MIYLFTGNMGTGKTSRVVAMILNNEDGLFKMKLEDGTEVDRPLYFCHIDGLDKRKFNAHELTEEEIMSAPLRDIIPQGAVLIVDEAHYTYPVRAAGRPVPPYIQELTELRHHGHTVILMTQHPSQLDVFVRNLVSKHTHLERKAVGMKQYSWYKCVTSLDNPAAVTGVESSSWKPPKEAFKYYKSSSQHQKFKKQIPLAVWALIGIFAFMAWKGYNVYQIYQQGTGQQEQVEPQEAAASQSQMELPTETEPTAKIDNSLNPTDFIPKLAEKPESKPLYDNVRQVKTFEYIAGCVDGGNSGCTCYSDQGTPLKEITKTMCKDYVRNGLPFNPYKDKTQTIQATQPQNQAKSNDNSQVLALGGKSPQNLMYDGYVEAGEQFQQRGGTVGSN from the coding sequence ATGATTTATTTGTTTACAGGGAACATGGGGACTGGCAAAACATCACGCGTTGTTGCCATGATTCTGAACAATGAAGACGGTTTATTTAAGATGAAGCTTGAAGATGGCACCGAAGTAGATCGCCCGCTTTATTTCTGCCATATCGACGGCTTGGATAAACGTAAATTCAACGCCCACGAACTCACCGAAGAAGAAATAATGTCCGCACCGTTGCGCGATATTATTCCGCAAGGCGCCGTCTTAATTGTTGATGAAGCGCACTATACCTATCCTGTTCGTGCTGCCGGTCGTCCCGTTCCTCCCTATATTCAAGAATTAACCGAACTTCGTCACCACGGCCATACGGTTATTTTGATGACCCAACACCCTAGTCAGCTTGACGTATTTGTCCGTAATCTCGTATCAAAACATACGCACCTTGAGCGAAAAGCAGTAGGTATGAAGCAATATAGCTGGTACAAATGCGTTACCAGCCTAGATAATCCTGCCGCAGTAACAGGCGTTGAATCATCAAGCTGGAAGCCGCCAAAAGAAGCGTTTAAATATTACAAATCATCCAGCCAGCATCAGAAGTTTAAAAAGCAAATTCCGCTTGCTGTTTGGGCTTTGATAGGTATATTTGCTTTCATGGCTTGGAAAGGCTACAACGTTTATCAAATCTATCAGCAAGGCACTGGCCAACAAGAACAGGTCGAACCACAGGAAGCAGCCGCCAGTCAGTCGCAAATGGAATTACCAACGGAAACCGAGCCAACGGCCAAAATTGATAACAGTCTAAACCCGACAGACTTTATTCCAAAGTTGGCCGAAAAACCAGAATCCAAACCGCTTTATGACAATGTAAGACAAGTTAAAACTTTTGAATACATCGCCGGTTGCGTTGATGGTGGTAATAGTGGTTGTACATGTTACAGTGACCAAGGCACGCCGCTAAAAGAAATCACAAAAACAATGTGCAAAGACTACGTACGCAACGGTTTGCCATTTAACCCTTACAAAGATAAAACCCAAACTATCCAGGCAACACAGCCCCAAAACCAAGCCAAATCCAATGACAATAGTCAAGTTTTAGCACTTGGCGGCAAATCTCCGCAAAATCTCATGTATGACGGCTATGTAGAGGCAGGGGAACAATTCCAGCAACGTGGAGGGACTGTCGGATCTAATTAA